A DNA window from Agarivorans sp. TSD2052 contains the following coding sequences:
- a CDS encoding GumC family protein has translation MEEQKSSQARESKEVDLRQLFITLWQARLKIILVVMVTLLFSMLYVKALPSLFQASSKLMIGYSQAKMVAVEDVYSLDTQAEAYFNTEIEILRSERIALAVIQKLDLQHHPEFLRNPISPWRYWWQVVTLGYSSQFSPSPSLSEAKLLKVFKTRLSVTPLPKSRLIEISFRSWDRLLAQQVSNAISAAYIEYHRSSSEAATDHTIGWLLQELNRLKSALQNSEVELQLYREQENLVDQEGILGLIGKELQQLTSQQLEAQRQKSEASSLWFLVKKAAKGDLDKLTSLGEIQRDPMVQSIKRRRIELELELADLAKRYGPKHPKRVSLAGEISRVELELRSQTNFIISGIEKNYQAAVAREAALADSLRLAKIEYQDLSRKTTRFNQLTREIESNARLYNTFLEKFKEAEAAEGFNRGYAQMVDSARLPEAPIKPKKAIIVILAGMLASILSVVFVLIRQAMSRTFATVDELETALNVEVIAEVPKVKVRSNKWLRQGVHPWLGEPLRSLRARLQMRPNRGQVVLFTSALEGEGKTSLTIQTAAACSDVEKVLLIDADLRRASVSTYLNYPLSQPGLTHLLSRTHTVSQCIHRDNQLGFDVLTAGLIDRHSTSLLASKKFKMLLKGLRQYYDRIVIETGPLMQVSDAVMVAPSVDATLLVVQAERTDGKSIENALNKLSRMDIEIAGVVFNKVARNRRAYDYDLPSVHLVERGATVVPLHDDVIRRHG, from the coding sequence ATGGAAGAGCAGAAATCGTCACAAGCTAGGGAAAGTAAAGAGGTCGATCTTCGACAGCTTTTTATTACCTTGTGGCAAGCTAGGCTGAAAATAATTTTAGTGGTCATGGTGACGCTATTATTCAGTATGCTCTACGTTAAAGCGCTACCTTCTTTATTCCAAGCTTCGTCAAAGTTAATGATCGGATACAGCCAAGCTAAGATGGTGGCAGTAGAAGACGTATATAGCTTAGATACTCAGGCGGAAGCCTACTTTAATACCGAAATAGAAATTCTACGTTCAGAGCGGATCGCTCTAGCGGTTATTCAAAAGTTAGATTTACAACACCACCCCGAGTTTCTGCGTAATCCTATTTCTCCTTGGCGCTATTGGTGGCAAGTTGTCACACTCGGCTACAGTAGCCAATTCAGCCCTAGCCCCTCGTTGTCTGAAGCAAAATTACTCAAGGTGTTTAAAACGCGTTTGTCGGTGACCCCTTTACCTAAAAGCCGTTTAATTGAAATTAGCTTTAGAAGTTGGGACCGTTTATTAGCTCAGCAAGTCTCCAACGCTATCTCGGCGGCTTATATAGAGTATCACCGCAGCTCTAGCGAAGCGGCGACTGACCATACCATAGGCTGGCTGCTGCAAGAGCTAAACCGCTTGAAGTCGGCACTACAAAATTCAGAAGTCGAATTACAACTCTACCGAGAGCAAGAAAATTTAGTAGACCAAGAGGGCATACTGGGTCTAATCGGTAAAGAATTGCAACAGTTAACTAGTCAGCAGCTAGAAGCTCAGCGACAAAAAAGTGAAGCCAGTTCGCTGTGGTTTTTAGTTAAAAAAGCGGCTAAAGGTGATCTGGATAAACTGACTTCGTTGGGTGAAATCCAACGCGATCCCATGGTTCAAAGTATAAAGCGCCGACGCATTGAGTTAGAACTTGAATTAGCCGACTTAGCTAAACGCTATGGGCCTAAACACCCTAAGCGGGTATCTTTAGCTGGGGAAATTTCACGGGTAGAGTTAGAACTGCGTAGCCAAACTAATTTTATCATTTCCGGTATCGAAAAAAATTATCAGGCAGCCGTTGCGCGTGAAGCCGCCTTAGCAGATTCACTGCGATTAGCAAAAATTGAGTACCAAGACCTAAGCCGCAAGACTACGCGTTTTAACCAACTAACTCGTGAAATAGAAAGTAATGCCCGTTTATATAATACCTTTCTAGAGAAATTCAAAGAAGCAGAGGCGGCAGAAGGCTTTAACCGTGGTTATGCTCAAATGGTTGATAGTGCGCGCTTACCTGAAGCGCCGATAAAGCCGAAAAAAGCGATCATTGTCATTTTAGCAGGCATGCTAGCCAGCATTTTGAGCGTGGTGTTTGTGTTAATTAGGCAGGCTATGTCACGTACTTTCGCCACGGTGGACGAATTGGAAACCGCGTTGAACGTAGAAGTGATAGCCGAAGTCCCTAAAGTAAAAGTGCGCAGTAATAAGTGGTTACGACAAGGAGTCCATCCTTGGCTAGGTGAACCGCTGCGCTCGCTGCGGGCTCGCTTGCAAATGCGGCCCAACCGCGGTCAAGTTGTATTGTTCACTTCCGCCTTGGAAGGCGAGGGTAAAACCAGCTTAACCATCCAAACCGCTGCCGCCTGTAGTGACGTTGAAAAGGTGCTACTGATTGATGCTGATTTACGCAGAGCGTCGGTATCCACTTATTTGAATTACCCGCTTTCCCAACCGGGTCTAACCCATTTATTGTCACGCACTCACACTGTATCGCAGTGTATCCATCGAGATAACCAGTTGGGTTTTGATGTATTAACCGCTGGACTGATCGACCGCCATTCAACCTCTTTGTTGGCATCAAAGAAATTCAAGATGCTACTAAAGGGTTTGCGTCAGTATTACGATCGAATAGTCATCGAAACGGGTCCACTGATGCAGGTCAGTGATGCCGTAATGGTGGCTCCGTCAGTGGATGCCACCTTACTCGTGGTCCAGGCTGAACGTACCGATGGTAAGTCGATCGAGAATGCACTTAATAAGTTATCACGCATGGATATCGAAATTGCCGGAGTGGTGTTTAATAAGGTGGCTCGAAATCGTAGAGCTTATGACTACGATCTTCCTTCTGTTCATTTAGTGGAACGTGGTGCGACAGTGGTGCCACTGCATGATGATGTAATTCGCCGCCACGGTTAA
- the coaA gene encoding type I pantothenate kinase has product MPAIHNTTQPAFSYLDFEREAWSHLRQSVPLTLTESDLESIRGINEALSLPQVCDIYLPLSRLLNLYVKARQDRREVLANFLGTEKHVPYIIGVSGSVAGGKSTTSRILQALLQRWPEHPKVDIVTTDGFLYPNEELEARGLMQRKGFPESYDQKSLVEFIAALKTGEAKVSAPVYSHQSYNIVKDKSVVVEQPDILILEGLNVLQSAGDYPGQQRQVFVSDYLDFSIFVDAEPSLLEKWYVERFMKLRSSAFTDPNNYFHHYASLGEQQSTHIATEIWNSINHVNLIENILPTRERADLILEKGKNHEVSRVRLRK; this is encoded by the coding sequence ATGCCAGCTATTCACAACACTACGCAGCCTGCTTTTAGTTACCTTGATTTCGAACGTGAAGCCTGGTCACATCTTCGCCAATCTGTTCCCCTGACCCTGACTGAATCTGATCTGGAAAGTATCCGTGGTATTAACGAAGCGTTATCGTTACCGCAAGTCTGTGATATCTACTTGCCCTTATCTCGTTTACTCAATCTGTATGTGAAAGCACGCCAGGATAGGCGTGAAGTGTTGGCTAACTTTCTGGGTACAGAAAAACATGTACCTTACATCATCGGTGTTTCAGGCAGTGTTGCTGGCGGTAAAAGCACCACTTCTCGGATCTTACAGGCTTTATTGCAGCGCTGGCCGGAGCATCCTAAAGTCGACATCGTTACGACGGATGGTTTCCTCTATCCCAATGAGGAGCTAGAGGCTAGGGGCTTGATGCAGCGTAAGGGCTTTCCTGAAAGTTACGATCAAAAAAGCTTAGTTGAATTCATCGCAGCTTTAAAAACCGGCGAAGCAAAAGTATCCGCGCCGGTGTATTCGCATCAATCTTATAATATTGTGAAAGATAAAAGTGTGGTCGTAGAGCAGCCCGATATTCTCATTTTGGAAGGGCTTAATGTGCTGCAGTCGGCAGGCGACTACCCAGGCCAGCAACGACAAGTATTTGTATCTGACTATTTAGATTTCTCGATTTTTGTCGACGCAGAACCAAGCTTATTAGAAAAGTGGTACGTTGAAAGGTTTATGAAACTTCGTTCTAGCGCATTTACAGACCCCAATAACTACTTCCACCACTATGCCAGCTTGGGTGAACAGCAATCTACTCATATCGCAACCGAAATTTGGAATAGTATTAACCATGTGAACCTGATTGAAAATATTCTTCCGACTCGTGAACGAGCGGATCTTATTTTGGAGAAGGGCAAAAATCACGAGGTAAGCAGAGTACGATTAAGAAAATGA
- the murB gene encoding UDP-N-acetylmuramate dehydrogenase: MKSALNIQRQVSLRKFNSFGLDAKATFLFELDSQQQLPALFQYIRRHKLSWLIVGGGSNLLMLSDFDGLVIVNRMMGVTVDDSAEQTVLTVSAGENWHELVSWTVDNGYNGLENLALIPGTVGAAPVQNIGAYGLEIARYCSAVTYFDVATGQTKRLTGQACQFSYRDSIFKQSLKDQIVICEVELRLPTLWAPLIEYSGLNQLPANASARQVFDKVCELRASKLPDPEVLGNAGSFFKNPIINQQKLTSLLALYPDLPYYSADEGFSKVAAGWLIDYLGLKGFRVGDAAVHKEQALVLVNHGFASAADLIALCKVVRAKVWQAFAIVLEPEVRFIGAIEEVPPSSVLGQPNE; the protein is encoded by the coding sequence ATGAAGTCAGCATTAAACATCCAACGACAAGTCAGTTTACGCAAATTTAATAGTTTTGGTTTAGACGCTAAAGCGACCTTTTTATTTGAACTCGATTCTCAGCAGCAATTACCCGCGTTGTTTCAATATATTCGCAGACACAAACTGAGCTGGTTAATCGTCGGTGGTGGCTCCAATTTGTTAATGCTGAGTGACTTTGATGGTTTGGTTATTGTTAATCGAATGATGGGCGTTACAGTCGATGATAGCGCTGAGCAAACGGTGTTAACCGTCAGCGCGGGCGAAAACTGGCATGAGCTAGTGAGTTGGACCGTAGATAATGGCTACAATGGTCTAGAAAATTTGGCGTTGATCCCTGGTACTGTAGGCGCGGCGCCAGTTCAGAATATTGGTGCTTATGGCTTGGAAATCGCTCGTTATTGTAGCGCGGTTACTTATTTTGATGTTGCTACAGGTCAGACGAAAAGGTTAACCGGACAGGCTTGTCAATTTTCTTACCGAGATAGTATCTTCAAACAAAGCTTAAAAGACCAAATTGTCATCTGCGAAGTAGAGCTTCGCTTACCAACATTGTGGGCACCGCTGATTGAATATAGCGGTTTGAATCAACTTCCCGCTAATGCCAGTGCTCGCCAAGTATTTGATAAGGTGTGTGAGCTTCGTGCCAGTAAGCTTCCTGACCCAGAAGTGCTCGGGAATGCTGGTAGTTTCTTTAAAAATCCTATTATCAATCAACAAAAATTGACGAGTTTGTTAGCGCTATATCCAGATCTTCCTTACTACTCCGCGGATGAAGGATTTAGCAAGGTAGCGGCCGGTTGGCTTATTGACTACCTTGGGTTGAAGGGATTTAGGGTCGGAGACGCCGCAGTGCATAAAGAGCAAGCTTTGGTATTGGTCAACCACGGTTTTGCCAGCGCAGCTGATTTAATAGCACTTTGTAAAGTGGTAAGGGCTAAAGTGTGGCAGGCTTTTGCAATAGTACTAGAGCCGGAAGTGAGGTTTATTGGCGCCATTGAAGAGGTTCCGCCAAGCAGTGTACTTGGGCAGCCGAATGAATGA
- the birA gene encoding bifunctional biotin--[acetyl-CoA-carboxylase] ligase/biotin operon repressor BirA produces the protein MNEDKPYLLIKRLAEGEFCSGEMLANLLGVSRTTVASYIKQLGLLGLDIFKVKGKGYRLSEPLSLLDQNLIKQSLPDNNPLVFNKLDSTNAWLMRHLHDLQHGQLVLAEYQSLGRGRRGRDWQTPYAGQLCMSLLWHLEDGIEAAMGLSLAVGLAIVEALQECGYQQLGLKWPNDIYQNGKKLGGVLIEIQGHANSKLSLVVGLGINVRVAKLHADKIDQSFSQLESEQSPAADRSALSVAVVRSLNTMFEVFREQGFAGLQQRWNQYDVFFNKPVCLRFSEHKLVSGVAKGVDASGQLLLENDGLVRTYMAGEVSLRGQ, from the coding sequence ATGAATGAAGATAAACCCTATCTGCTGATTAAAAGGCTCGCCGAGGGAGAGTTTTGTTCCGGTGAAATGCTGGCCAATTTGCTCGGAGTATCGAGAACAACGGTGGCTAGCTACATAAAGCAACTAGGCTTGCTAGGTTTAGACATTTTTAAAGTAAAAGGTAAAGGTTACCGGCTTTCAGAACCTCTGTCCTTGTTAGACCAAAACCTGATAAAACAAAGTTTACCCGACAACAATCCACTGGTTTTTAATAAGCTAGACTCCACCAATGCTTGGCTAATGCGACACTTGCATGATTTACAACATGGTCAATTAGTGCTGGCTGAATACCAATCCTTGGGGAGAGGGCGTCGCGGTCGCGATTGGCAAACCCCCTATGCTGGGCAGCTTTGCATGTCTCTACTTTGGCACCTTGAAGACGGTATTGAAGCCGCCATGGGCTTAAGTTTGGCGGTTGGTTTAGCGATTGTTGAAGCCCTGCAAGAATGCGGCTATCAGCAGCTGGGCTTAAAATGGCCTAACGATATCTATCAAAACGGCAAAAAACTGGGCGGAGTACTGATTGAGATTCAAGGCCATGCCAATAGCAAGCTTAGCTTAGTAGTGGGGCTTGGCATTAATGTTCGTGTAGCTAAATTGCATGCCGACAAAATTGACCAAAGCTTTAGCCAATTAGAATCAGAGCAGAGTCCAGCAGCAGATCGTAGCGCACTCAGTGTGGCGGTTGTACGTTCACTAAATACTATGTTTGAGGTTTTTCGTGAACAAGGCTTTGCGGGATTGCAGCAACGCTGGAATCAGTACGACGTTTTTTTCAATAAGCCGGTTTGCCTGCGATTTTCTGAACATAAGCTGGTATCTGGTGTGGCAAAGGGGGTCGACGCTAGCGGACAGCTCCTGTTGGAAAACGATGGGCTGGTAAGGACTTATATGGCAGGCGAAGTGTCACTTCGTGGCCAATAA
- the tuf gene encoding elongation factor Tu yields MSKEKFERNKPHVNVGTIGHVDHGKTTLTAAITNVLAKVYGGEAKDFAAIDNAPEERERGITISTSHVEYDTPSRHYAHVDCPGHADYVKNMITGAAQMDGAILVVASTDGPMPQTREHILLSRQVGVPYIIVFMNKCDMVDDEELLELVEMEVRELLSEYEFPGDDIPVIQGSALKALEGEEEWEAKIIELAEALDSYIPEPERDIDKPFLLPIEDVFSISGRGTVVTGRVERGIVKVSEEIEIVGIKETTKTTCTGVEMFRKLLDEGRAGENCGILLRGTKRDDVQRGQVLAAPGTITPHTKFEAEVYVLSKDEGGRHTPFFKGYRPQFYFRTTDVTGAVELPEGVEMVMPGDNLKFVVELICPIAMDEGLRFAIREGGRTVGAGVVAKIFE; encoded by the coding sequence ATGTCTAAAGAGAAATTTGAACGTAATAAACCGCATGTAAACGTTGGTACAATTGGCCACGTCGACCACGGTAAAACTACACTAACAGCAGCCATTACTAACGTACTTGCAAAAGTATACGGTGGTGAAGCTAAAGATTTCGCAGCTATCGACAACGCTCCAGAAGAGCGCGAGCGTGGTATCACTATTTCAACGTCTCACGTTGAATACGATACTCCTTCACGTCACTACGCACACGTAGATTGTCCAGGACACGCCGATTATGTTAAAAACATGATTACTGGTGCTGCTCAAATGGACGGTGCAATCTTAGTAGTAGCTTCTACAGATGGCCCAATGCCACAAACGCGTGAGCACATCCTGCTTTCTCGTCAGGTTGGCGTACCTTACATCATCGTGTTCATGAACAAATGTGACATGGTAGATGACGAAGAGTTACTAGAATTAGTAGAAATGGAAGTTCGTGAACTTCTATCTGAATACGAATTCCCAGGTGATGACATTCCAGTAATCCAAGGTTCAGCGCTTAAAGCCCTAGAAGGCGAAGAAGAGTGGGAAGCAAAAATCATTGAGCTTGCAGAAGCACTAGATTCTTACATCCCAGAGCCAGAGCGTGACATCGACAAGCCATTCCTACTACCAATTGAAGATGTATTCTCAATTTCAGGTCGTGGTACGGTAGTAACAGGTCGTGTAGAGCGTGGTATCGTTAAGGTTTCAGAAGAAATCGAAATCGTTGGTATTAAAGAAACGACTAAAACTACCTGTACAGGTGTTGAAATGTTCCGCAAGCTTCTTGACGAAGGTCGTGCTGGTGAGAACTGTGGTATTCTTTTACGTGGTACTAAGCGTGATGACGTACAACGTGGCCAAGTATTGGCGGCTCCTGGAACTATTACTCCACACACCAAGTTCGAAGCTGAAGTATACGTACTAAGCAAAGACGAAGGTGGCCGTCACACGCCATTCTTCAAAGGTTACCGTCCACAGTTCTACTTCCGTACAACTGACGTAACTGGTGCTGTAGAGCTTCCAGAAGGTGTTGAAATGGTAATGCCTGGCGACAACTTGAAATTTGTTGTAGAGCTAATTTGCCCAATCGCGATGGACGAAGGTTTACGCTTCGCAATCCGTGAAGGTGGCCGTACAGTAGGTGCGGGTGTTGTAGCTAAAATCTTCGAATAA
- the secE gene encoding preprotein translocase subunit SecE, whose amino-acid sequence MSTSTENQSGSLDGLKWALAALILIAAVVGNYLYTDMSVLVRVIGVVIAMIAALGIASQTNKGKQAFEFAKESRMEVRKVIWPTRQEAIQTTMIVLAATAFMSLILWGLDAILVRLVAFVTGVSI is encoded by the coding sequence ATGAGTACCAGTACTGAAAACCAAAGTGGGTCGTTAGATGGCCTAAAATGGGCATTAGCTGCTCTAATTTTAATCGCCGCTGTGGTAGGTAACTACCTATACACAGATATGTCGGTATTAGTTCGTGTAATTGGCGTTGTGATCGCGATGATTGCTGCTTTAGGCATCGCTTCGCAAACTAATAAAGGCAAGCAAGCCTTCGAATTTGCTAAAGAATCGCGTATGGAAGTGCGTAAGGTTATCTGGCCAACTCGTCAAGAAGCCATTCAAACTACCATGATTGTATTAGCTGCTACTGCATTCATGTCGCTAATTTTATGGGGACTAGACGCCATATTAGTTCGTTTAGTTGCCTTTGTAACAGGGGTGAGTATCTAA
- the nusG gene encoding transcription termination/antitermination protein NusG, protein MTEERKLRWYVVQAFSGYEGRVSKSLKEYIQIHSMEDSFGEILVPTEEVVEMRAGQKRKSERKFFPGYVLVQMDLNDESWHLVKSVPRVLGFIGGTAERPAPISDKEAKAILDRLDETSDKPRPKTLFEPGEVVRVTDGPFADFNGTIEEVDYEKSRVKVSVLIFGRATPVELEFGQIEKG, encoded by the coding sequence ATGACTGAAGAGCGCAAATTACGTTGGTACGTAGTTCAAGCCTTTTCTGGCTATGAAGGTCGTGTATCTAAATCTCTTAAAGAATATATCCAGATCCATTCTATGGAAGACTCTTTCGGTGAGATTTTAGTTCCTACTGAAGAAGTAGTGGAAATGCGCGCAGGTCAAAAACGTAAAAGTGAGCGCAAATTCTTCCCTGGCTACGTATTGGTTCAAATGGACTTAAACGATGAGAGTTGGCACTTAGTGAAAAGTGTTCCTCGTGTGTTAGGTTTCATTGGTGGTACCGCAGAACGTCCAGCGCCTATTTCTGATAAAGAAGCTAAGGCTATCCTAGATCGTCTAGATGAGACCAGTGATAAGCCAAGACCAAAAACGTTATTCGAACCAGGCGAAGTGGTTCGGGTTACCGATGGCCCATTCGCCGACTTCAACGGTACTATCGAAGAAGTGGATTACGAAAAAAGCCGCGTAAAAGTCTCAGTGCTTATTTTTGGCCGCGCTACGCCAGTTGAATTGGAATTCGGCCAAATCGAGAAAGGCTGA
- the rplK gene encoding 50S ribosomal protein L11, translating to MAKKVQAYIKLQVAAGAANPSPPVGPALGQHGVNIMEFCKAFNAKTDSIEKGAPVPVVITVYADRSFTFETKTPPASYLLKKAAGIKSGSGVPNKTKVGTVTRAQLEEIANTKAVDMTGADVDAMVRSIEGSARSMGLVVEG from the coding sequence ATGGCTAAAAAAGTCCAAGCTTACATTAAGCTTCAAGTTGCTGCGGGTGCCGCAAACCCGTCACCACCAGTTGGTCCTGCATTAGGTCAACACGGTGTAAACATCATGGAATTCTGTAAAGCGTTTAACGCCAAAACAGATTCAATTGAGAAAGGCGCTCCAGTACCAGTAGTAATTACTGTATATGCAGATCGCTCATTCACTTTTGAAACAAAAACTCCACCTGCTTCATACTTGCTGAAAAAAGCGGCTGGTATTAAGTCTGGCTCTGGTGTTCCAAACAAGACTAAAGTTGGTACTGTTACTCGTGCACAACTTGAAGAAATTGCTAACACTAAAGCAGTCGATATGACTGGTGCAGACGTTGATGCAATGGTTCGTTCAATTGAAGGTTCTGCCCGTTCTATGGGCTTGGTTGTAGAGGGCTAA
- the rplA gene encoding 50S ribosomal protein L1 produces the protein MAKLSKRMRAINEKVDSTKDYSVTEAVELLKELASAKFLESVDASVNLGVDPRKSDQNVRGATVLPHGTGRNVRVAVFTQGANAEAATEAGADIVGMDDLAAKVKAGEMDFDVVIASPDAMRVVGQLGQILGPRGLMPNPKVGTVTPNVADAVKLAKAGQIRYRNDKNGIIHTTIGKADFDADKLKENLEALVVALKKAKPAQSKGQFIKKVSLSTTMGAGLSIDVASLETQV, from the coding sequence ATGGCAAAACTTTCTAAGCGCATGCGTGCGATCAACGAAAAAGTTGATTCAACAAAAGATTATTCAGTAACCGAAGCTGTTGAGCTATTAAAAGAACTTGCTTCTGCAAAGTTTTTAGAAAGCGTTGATGCTTCTGTTAATTTAGGTGTAGATCCTCGTAAATCAGACCAAAACGTTCGTGGCGCAACTGTGCTACCACACGGTACTGGTCGTAACGTTCGCGTTGCAGTATTTACTCAAGGTGCAAACGCTGAAGCTGCTACAGAAGCCGGTGCCGACATTGTTGGTATGGACGACTTAGCTGCTAAAGTTAAAGCTGGTGAGATGGACTTCGACGTAGTTATTGCTTCTCCAGATGCAATGCGCGTTGTAGGTCAACTAGGTCAAATCCTAGGTCCTCGCGGTTTGATGCCTAACCCTAAAGTGGGTACGGTTACACCAAACGTTGCTGATGCAGTTAAATTAGCAAAAGCGGGTCAGATTCGTTACCGCAACGACAAAAACGGCATTATCCATACTACTATTGGTAAAGCTGATTTTGATGCAGACAAGCTTAAAGAAAACTTGGAAGCGTTGGTTGTAGCTCTTAAAAAAGCTAAACCTGCTCAATCTAAAGGTCAATTCATCAAGAAAGTTAGCCTATCTACCACTATGGGTGCAGGCTTATCTATTGATGTTGCGTCATTAGAAACCCAAGTATAA
- the rplJ gene encoding 50S ribosomal protein L10: MALRLEDKKQIVADVNEAAKGALSAVVADSRGVTVDAMTSLRAKAREAGVSMQVVRNTLARRAVAGTDLECLTESFSGPTLIAFSNEHPGAAARLLTDFAKEQEKFEVRAAAYEGALADVNVLAKLPTYDEAIAKLMATMKEASAGKLVRTLAALRDQKESEAA; the protein is encoded by the coding sequence ATGGCCTTAAGACTCGAAGACAAGAAGCAAATTGTCGCTGACGTCAACGAAGCTGCCAAAGGTGCACTTTCTGCAGTAGTTGCTGATTCACGCGGCGTAACTGTAGATGCGATGACTTCACTTCGTGCGAAAGCACGTGAAGCTGGCGTATCTATGCAAGTGGTACGTAATACCCTTGCTCGTCGTGCAGTAGCTGGCACAGACCTAGAATGTCTTACTGAGTCATTCAGCGGTCCTACTTTGATTGCCTTCTCTAATGAGCACCCCGGTGCTGCAGCGCGTCTGTTAACAGATTTCGCTAAAGAGCAAGAAAAATTCGAAGTACGTGCAGCAGCATATGAAGGTGCATTAGCAGACGTAAACGTTCTTGCAAAACTACCAACTTACGACGAAGCAATTGCCAAGTTAATGGCAACTATGAAAGAAGCTTCTGCTGGCAAGCTGGTACGCACTCTGGCCGCACTACGCGACCAAAAAGAGTCAGAAGCAGCATAA
- the rplL gene encoding 50S ribosomal protein L7/L12: protein MSITKDQIIEAVAEMSVMDVVELIEAMEEKFGVSAAAAVAVAGDAGAAAEEQSEFDVILTAAGANKVSAIKAVRAATGLGLKEAKGLVDSVPAAVKEAVSKEEAETLKAALEEAGASVELK from the coding sequence ATGTCTATCACTAAAGACCAAATTATCGAAGCTGTTGCTGAAATGTCAGTAATGGACGTTGTTGAACTAATCGAAGCTATGGAAGAGAAGTTCGGCGTATCTGCTGCTGCAGCTGTTGCTGTTGCTGGTGACGCTGGTGCTGCTGCTGAAGAGCAATCAGAATTCGACGTAATCTTAACTGCTGCTGGCGCTAACAAAGTATCAGCTATTAAAGCGGTACGTGCTGCTACAGGTCTTGGCCTGAAAGAAGCTAAAGGTTTAGTTGATTCAGTTCCTGCTGCTGTTAAAGAAGCAGTATCTAAAGAAGAAGCTGAAACGCTTAAAGCTGCTCTTGAAGAAGCTGGTGCTTCTGTTGAGCTTAAGTAA